The sequence GCGTGGTTGCTTTTTTCTTGGCCATCATCGTTGTCCGTGTTGGGAGTGCGGTATCGCGGCCTAATCCTGCAGACGCGTCAGCCGCGACACTTCGTCATGGCTGATGCGCCAGCCCCGCCCGACCTTGACCCCGTGCAGGGTGTGGCCCTTGATGAATTTGCGCACCGTCTGGTCGCTGCATTTGAGCAGCCTGGCCACTTCCTGCACCGTGTAGGTTTCCTTGATTTCTCCCACGTGTTCCCGCATGGCGCATCGCTCCTTATCGCTATCTAACGATACTTACGGTCGGCTCGGGCCAAAAAAAAACCGGATGCGCGCCCAACGCGCGTCCCATCCGTTCCACTTTTTTATTTCCCGCACCCAACCGTTTCATTTCATCAATCTCCCCGGCGGACCTTCCCTCCGCCGCTTGGATCGTAACCTTTCAATTTCCCGAGACTTCTTCAAAAGGAGCCGTTCGGGCCACCTCTAATCTTACAAAAGCCGTGCCCAACGGAGCCGGCGTCCACGCGGCGATTCCAAAACCACCGGCCTTGATGCTAGGGTGGGGCGGAGGCAAGACCCCAACAACACGGCGGACCCATGGCCCAAATCGACGCGTTTTTTCAGATGCTCAAGGAAACCGGCGCCTCGGACCTGCATCTTTCCAGCGGAGCCCAGCCGGTGCTGCGCATCAACGGCCGGCTCGAGCGCATCAAATACAAGACCCTCGAAAACGAGGAATTAAAGGCCCTGCTCTACGAGATCGCCCCGGAACGGCTGGTCAAGTCCTACGAGGAGACGGGCGACCTCGATTTCGCCTACGCCTCGCCCGGCATCGGGCGTTTTCGGGCCAACTACTTCCGTCAGGAACGCGGCGCGGCCGCCGCCTTTCGGGCCATCCCCGAAACCGTGCCCACGCTTGCCGACCTGGGCCTGCCCGATATCCTGGCCGAGCTGGCCTTGCGGCCCAAGGGGCTGGTCCTGGTCACCGGGCCCACGGGCTCGGGCAAATCCACCACGCTCGCCGCCATGGTGCGCCACGCCGCCGAGAACCGGCGCGACCACATCATCACCATCGAGGACCCCATCGAGTTCGTGCACGCCCCGGCGGCGGCGCTCGTCAACCAGCGCGAGGTGGGGCGCGACACGAAAAGCTTCGCCGCCGCCTTGCGCGGAGCCCTGCGCGAGGACCCGGACATCATCCTGGTCGGCGAAATGCGCGACATGGAGACCATCGAGCTGGCCCTGGAAGCGGCCGAGACCGGCCATCTGGTGCTCTCGACCCTGCACACCGTGTCCGCCGCCAAGACCATCGACCGCATCATCGACGTGTTTCCCGGCGACCGGCAGCCGCAGATCCGCTCGGCCCTGTCCGAATCCCTGTCGGCCGTGATCTCCCAGGTGCTCTTCACGCGCGCCGACGCCCCGGGCCGGGTGCTGGCCCAGGAAATCCTTCTGGCCAACACGGCCGTGCGCAACATCATCCGGGAAAACAAGGTGTTCCAGCTCTACTCGGTCATGGAGACGGGCAAGAAGCAGGGCATGCGCACCCTGGACGAAGCCATGCTCGACCTGCTGGCCGCCGGACGCATCGACGGCCTCGACGCCTGGAGAAACGCCTTCAACAAGACGCGATTCGCCGACGTGGCCCCGAAAACGGCGGGCCGGGAGGCCTGATCGCCATGCCCCGCCGCCTGCTCGACGCCGTTGTCGGCGAAGCCCTGGGCCAAGCCCCGGCCGCCTCGGACTACATTTTCACCGCCCGGTCCCCGGCCGGAGCCCTCGTCGACGGCGCGTTCACCCCGCTTTGCCTGGCCGGACTCGCCGGCCCCCTCGCCCCGGCCCAGACCGAAGCCCTGGTGCGGGGGCTTGTGGGCACGGACGCCCGGCTCGTCGCCGACCTGCGCGCCCGGGGCGGCTGCGACGCGGCCTACCGCCACCCGACCGGCGTGCGCTTCCGGGTCAACGCCTACCGGGCCGGGGACTGCCTGGGGCTGGTGCTGCGCCGCCTGCCGGACGCCCCGCCGGCCCTTGCCGCCCTTGGGCTGCCGCCGGTTTTCACGGGCATGGCCGCACTCGCCGAAGGGCTGGTGCTGGTGGTCGGGGCCACGGGCTCGGGCAAATCCACCACCCTCGCCGCCCTGACCGCCGCCATCCTGGCCGCCCGGGCCGTGCACGTGGTCACCCTGGAAGACCCGGTGGAAAACCTTTTCGCTCCCGGACGCGGCGTGGTCAGCCAGCGGGAGCTGGGCACGGATTTCCCGGATTTCGCCGACGGCATCCGCTCCGCCCTGCGCCAGGCCCCCCATGTGATCCTCGTCGGCGAGGCCCGCGACCGGGAGACCGTGGACGCGGCCCTCGGCGCGGCCGAAACCGGGCACCTCGTCCTCACCACCCTGCACACGGCCGACTGCGCCGGCGCGGTGGAGCGGCTGCTGGCCTTTTTCGGCCCCAGCGAACAGACCCTGGCCCGGCAACGCCTGGCCGCGAGCCTGCGCTACGTGGCGGCCCAGCGGCTGCTGCCGCGCGTCGGCGGCGGACGGGCCGTGTCCGTGGAGGTCCTGGCCGCGACGCTTCGCACCCGGGACCGCATCCGCGCGCCCAAGGAACAGGGCCTGGGTTTTTCCGACATTCTGGAACAAGGCGAGCCCTACGGCATGGTCACCTTCGACGCCTCCACGGCGGCCCTTTACGCCGCCGGGACCATCACCGAGGAAACGGCCATGGCCCGGGCCTCGGACCGGGCCGCGCTGGCCCGCGCCCTGGACGCGGTAAAGGCCGGACGGGGCCTTCCCGTCTCCTCCATCACCGGGCTTTCCCTGGACGCGCCGCCGCCGGAGGCCCCCGAAACGGAGAAGCCGTCATGACCGGCGGGACCGTCATCACCTGCCCCTGCGGCGGCCACGCGCTGACGCTCGCCCCGGACAAACCGCCTGTCGGCGGCCGGGCGGCGTTCACCTGTCCGGCCTGCGGCATGCGCCGCACATTTACCCGCACCGCGACCGGAGCGGTCTTCGAAGACGCGGGGAAGGCCTTGGGCGCGCCGTCCCCGGCTCCGGCGGCCGGGCAGACGCCCGAAGTGACGCCCCTGCCCGATCCCCGGCCCGTGCCCCCGGGGGCGCGCCTGATCCTCGTCGCCCTGGGTGACGCGCCCTGGCGGCAGGCCCTGGACGCGGCCTTTCCGGCCCCCGCCTGGCATGCGCTCGATGCCGCGCCCGAGCCGGACCAGAACCGGGCCGATGTGGCCGGATTGCTTCCGGCCATGGTCGTGGCCACGGACGGACCGGCCGCCCGGGAACTGCTCGACGCCGTGGGCGCGCTTACCGGCCGGCAGCGGGAACGGCTCGCCGTTTTCCTGGTGGGGGAATTTACCGAGGGCGACGCGACGGCCGCCTTCGCCGCCGGGGCCGATGCGGTCCTTGACGGCCGCGTCGCCGAAAACATCGCGGGCAGGCTGGCCGCCGCCTGGGAGCGCCGAAGCGCCCTGCCCTCCCTTTTTACCGCTCCTTAAGGACGCCCAATGGACCGTATCGCGGCCCTGCTCGTACACCCCGATCCCGAAGTCCGCACCGCCCTGCGCCAGGGGCTGGCGGAAGCGGATTTCATCCGGGTGCTCGGCGAGGCCGTGGACGCCTACGAGGCGTCGGAACTGTTGCGGGCCATTCCCTACGGGCTCCTTTTTTGCGGCGTGGACCTGCCGGGCGAGGTGGGCGGCTTCGAGCTGGCCCAGGCGCTGACAGCTGCCAAGCGCCAGCCCGGGCTGGTCTTTATCGCCACGGACGAATCCCGGGCCTTCGCGGCCTTCGAACTCGGCGCGGCGGACTATCTGCTGTGGCCCTTTTCCCCCCAACGCATCGCCCAGACCCTGGAGCGGCTTTCCCGCTACAAGCCGGCCTTTCGCGAGGCCCCGCCGCCCCAGTGGCGGCCCGCCGCCGCCCCGGCCGCCCTGGACGACGACCCCGAGGGCGAACGGACCGTGCAGCTCCCCCTGGAAGGCGAGGAGGAGGACCGCTTCCTCTCGGCCCTGCGTCAGGCCTGGGACACGGGCTCCGAGCGGCCGGTGGACATCGAAAAGCTCCCCATCACCTTCGACGGCCGCACCATCCTCATGCCCTACACCCAGATTCTTTTCATCGAGGCCTACGAGGACTACTCCTTCGTCCACACCGCCACCAAAAAGCTTCTGACCTCGTACCGCCTCAAAAACCTCGAGGAACGGCTGCGGCCCCACCGCTTTTTCCGGGTGCACCGCAAATACCTCGTCAACCTGGACCAAGTGACGGAGATCGCCACCCTGCCCGGCGGCAACTTCATGCTGCGCACCGCCGGCAAGACGCGCATCGAACTGCCCATCGGCCGCCGCCGCATCGGCGAGCTCAAGCAGATTCTCGGCTTGTAAGGGAACGCGTTTTGCCGCCAAGGAGGATACCGATGCCGACGACCGAGACCCCAGGCGCGCCGCCTGCGGAAGAGCGCGTGTTCCGGCCGGCCCCGTCCACGGTCATCGAGGCCAACGTCAAGCCGGCCGAACTGGTCGAGGCCTACCGGCTGGCCGCGGCCGACCACCCGGGCTACTGGGAGCAGGCGGCCCTCGAACTCGAATGGCACCGCAAATGGGACGCCGTGCTCGACGACTCGCGCCCCCCGGTCTACCGCTGGTTTCCCGGGGCCCGCACCAACATCGTGCACAACGCCCTGGACCGCCACGTCCATATCTGGACCAAGAACAAGCTGGCGCTCATCTGGGAGGGCGAGGCCGGAGACTGCCGCAAATTCACCTATTTCGAGCTCTACCGCGAGGTCAACCGGCTGGCCGGGGCGCTCCGGGCGCTCGGCGTCGGGCGCGGCGACCGGGTGTGCCTGTACATGCCGCCCATCCCCGAAACCGTGGTCGCCATGCTGGCCACGGCCAAAATCGGGGCCGTGCACGTCTTCGTCTTCGCCGGCTATGCGGCCAAATTCCTGCGCGAACGCGTGAACGAGGCCGGGGCCAAGGTGCTCGTCACGGCCGACGGCTTCTACCGCGGCGGCAAGCTTATAAACCTCAAGGCCGTGGTGGACGAGGGCCTCGCCGACGCCAGGCCGGACGTGGCCGAGACGGTGGTGG comes from Solidesulfovibrio fructosivorans JJ] and encodes:
- a CDS encoding helix-turn-helix domain-containing protein encodes the protein MREHVGEIKETYTVQEVARLLKCSDQTVRKFIKGHTLHGVKVGRGWRISHDEVSRLTRLQD
- a CDS encoding type IV pilus twitching motility protein PilT; the protein is MAQIDAFFQMLKETGASDLHLSSGAQPVLRINGRLERIKYKTLENEELKALLYEIAPERLVKSYEETGDLDFAYASPGIGRFRANYFRQERGAAAAFRAIPETVPTLADLGLPDILAELALRPKGLVLVTGPTGSGKSTTLAAMVRHAAENRRDHIITIEDPIEFVHAPAAALVNQREVGRDTKSFAAALRGALREDPDIILVGEMRDMETIELALEAAETGHLVLSTLHTVSAAKTIDRIIDVFPGDRQPQIRSALSESLSAVISQVLFTRADAPGRVLAQEILLANTAVRNIIRENKVFQLYSVMETGKKQGMRTLDEAMLDLLAAGRIDGLDAWRNAFNKTRFADVAPKTAGREA
- a CDS encoding type IV pilus twitching motility protein PilT; this translates as MPRRLLDAVVGEALGQAPAASDYIFTARSPAGALVDGAFTPLCLAGLAGPLAPAQTEALVRGLVGTDARLVADLRARGGCDAAYRHPTGVRFRVNAYRAGDCLGLVLRRLPDAPPALAALGLPPVFTGMAALAEGLVLVVGATGSGKSTTLAALTAAILAARAVHVVTLEDPVENLFAPGRGVVSQRELGTDFPDFADGIRSALRQAPHVILVGEARDRETVDAALGAAETGHLVLTTLHTADCAGAVERLLAFFGPSEQTLARQRLAASLRYVAAQRLLPRVGGGRAVSVEVLAATLRTRDRIRAPKEQGLGFSDILEQGEPYGMVTFDASTAALYAAGTITEETAMARASDRAALARALDAVKAGRGLPVSSITGLSLDAPPPEAPETEKPS
- a CDS encoding LytR/AlgR family response regulator transcription factor, with the translated sequence MDRIAALLVHPDPEVRTALRQGLAEADFIRVLGEAVDAYEASELLRAIPYGLLFCGVDLPGEVGGFELAQALTAAKRQPGLVFIATDESRAFAAFELGAADYLLWPFSPQRIAQTLERLSRYKPAFREAPPPQWRPAAAPAALDDDPEGERTVQLPLEGEEEDRFLSALRQAWDTGSERPVDIEKLPITFDGRTILMPYTQILFIEAYEDYSFVHTATKKLLTSYRLKNLEERLRPHRFFRVHRKYLVNLDQVTEIATLPGGNFMLRTAGKTRIELPIGRRRIGELKQILGL